A stretch of Planctomicrobium piriforme DNA encodes these proteins:
- a CDS encoding serine/threonine-protein kinase — MADAETIDDYELVNCIATGNATQIWEVKKAGNTQPLAMKILLPEAFKDPEQKAALKHEANVARSLDHPNIIRVLETKFSKKHGYFVMEYFRGGNLKGLVRNDHAQVQAKAKRIVECMAQALGHMHDKKWIHKDVKPDNVMVTKGGEVRLIDFSLAGRAGNVVAHVLTKKSKIVIQGTRTYLAPELIRREVTTHSVDIYSLGVLFFELLVGHPPFRHGNPNELLIMHVRDTPPPPSMLDSNITPEADKIVLKMLSKYPKLRQANMQEVYSELRNLTLFKEDPIEHTRAKAEKFAKSDAQAQNDRLDSRRDAERAASGEVRPAPRPKVKPKLILPDDKPAPKAPAAVAPPQPAPQPVPQPMMPQPQYGYPGMPMPGYPMQPGMPMAGYPMQPGMPQMPFPGGYPGMMPGMQMPGMPGPGMPMPGTPGQTYQPGAGPVPGGPVAAPQPTAPRPAAPLPVAPKPTVVPPKAAPAKEEAPLASIDDFDIE, encoded by the coding sequence GTGGCGGACGCAGAGACAATCGACGATTACGAACTCGTGAACTGCATCGCGACCGGGAACGCGACCCAGATCTGGGAGGTCAAAAAGGCCGGCAACACGCAGCCCCTGGCCATGAAGATTCTGCTCCCCGAGGCCTTCAAAGACCCCGAGCAGAAAGCAGCGCTCAAGCACGAGGCGAATGTCGCCCGTTCGCTCGACCATCCCAACATCATTCGCGTCCTCGAAACGAAGTTCTCGAAGAAGCACGGCTACTTCGTGATGGAGTACTTTCGCGGCGGCAACCTGAAGGGCCTCGTCCGCAACGACCACGCGCAAGTCCAGGCCAAGGCCAAACGCATTGTGGAATGCATGGCTCAGGCGCTGGGCCACATGCACGATAAGAAATGGATTCACAAGGACGTGAAGCCCGATAACGTGATGGTCACCAAGGGGGGAGAAGTCCGCCTGATCGACTTTTCGCTTGCCGGACGGGCAGGCAATGTGGTCGCCCATGTGCTGACCAAGAAAAGCAAAATCGTCATTCAGGGCACCCGCACCTATCTGGCTCCAGAACTGATTCGCCGCGAAGTGACGACGCATTCGGTGGATATCTACAGCCTGGGCGTGCTGTTCTTCGAATTGCTCGTCGGGCATCCGCCGTTCCGACATGGCAATCCCAACGAACTGCTCATCATGCATGTGCGGGACACCCCTCCCCCGCCCTCGATGCTCGACAGCAACATCACGCCTGAAGCGGACAAAATCGTGCTGAAGATGCTGTCCAAGTATCCCAAGCTGCGACAGGCGAACATGCAGGAAGTCTATTCCGAACTTCGCAATCTGACGCTCTTCAAGGAAGACCCGATCGAACATACGCGGGCGAAGGCGGAGAAGTTCGCGAAGTCGGATGCCCAGGCTCAGAACGACCGGCTCGACAGCCGGCGCGATGCCGAACGCGCCGCTTCTGGCGAAGTGCGTCCGGCCCCGAGACCCAAGGTGAAACCGAAGCTCATCCTGCCTGACGACAAGCCGGCCCCCAAGGCTCCTGCGGCCGTCGCACCGCCTCAACCTGCGCCGCAGCCGGTTCCTCAGCCGATGATGCCGCAACCGCAATACGGCTACCCCGGCATGCCGATGCCTGGGTATCCCATGCAGCCGGGCATGCCGATGGCGGGCTATCCGATGCAGCCCGGGATGCCGCAGATGCCATTTCCAGGCGGCTACCCCGGCATGATGCCAGGCATGCAAATGCCGGGGATGCCTGGCCCGGGAATGCCCATGCCAGGGACGCCCGGCCAGACGTATCAGCCCGGCGCCGGTCCGGTTCCCGGCGGCCCCGTTGCGGCCCCGCAACCGACCGCTCCGCGTCCCGCCGCCCCGTTGCCAGTCGCTCCGAAACCGACGGTCGTCCCTCCCAAGGCGGCCCCGGCGAAGGAAGAGGCTCCGCTCGCTTCGATCGACGACTTCGATATCGAGTAG